The following proteins are co-located in the Maridesulfovibrio sp. genome:
- a CDS encoding glycosyltransferase family 39 protein produces the protein MRYEKRPFIWDIMEANPWLSVLFILFLQSIFTMDYRSLWFSDEVRYADVYTQMMDAGHWLVMYLNGVAYPDKPPVYFWFLSLIDTLTPADGISVFFLGSALSAAFFLLSTVAFARTLGCGRKTALATGLVLLSNIFFIGIAHYSRMDLLFGGFILWANICLYKGFQNRDSGRYFLWAFGFMGIATLTKGPLGLIFPLLTAACFLIWKGKTGLLRDKGLLKGLGILLAILLAWVVGALVVDGSSFIHNIFYKQIYQRAVSSFHHEEPFQYYLIAFPLAWLPWTLAIFAAPLKKRFSIDHWVKVTSLRKESENEGRDWAWIMFISGFVLLTCLSIKVLIYILPLFAPLAMLTARGLLGEDGQEPVLNSKKLWFAIGGFYLLLAVAAPFAEVLIPFDITLHGLSFTVLIMGLAGLALLKFKDSGAYKGLLVMTAAMVLWLQPLALMTLPSLDPLMSPRQTGEIMREYVAEGSYPIAHKIYSGIFSYYAGTNIHETSDLEEIEKVLAEKDNVILVMQKKYYDRWENRPEGITVVNEQFISDRPYLLIKK, from the coding sequence ATGCGCTATGAAAAAAGACCGTTCATCTGGGACATCATGGAAGCCAACCCGTGGCTCAGTGTCCTGTTCATTCTCTTCCTGCAGTCCATCTTCACCATGGATTACCGTTCACTGTGGTTTTCCGATGAAGTCCGCTATGCCGATGTCTACACCCAGATGATGGATGCCGGACACTGGCTGGTCATGTATTTGAACGGTGTTGCCTACCCGGACAAACCGCCGGTGTACTTCTGGTTCCTATCCCTGATCGACACACTGACTCCGGCAGACGGCATCAGTGTGTTTTTCCTCGGTTCGGCACTTTCCGCTGCCTTTTTCCTGCTTTCCACTGTGGCCTTTGCCCGCACCCTCGGCTGCGGACGCAAGACAGCCCTTGCCACCGGACTGGTGCTGCTGAGCAATATTTTCTTCATCGGCATAGCCCATTATTCGCGTATGGACCTGCTCTTCGGCGGTTTCATCCTCTGGGCCAACATCTGTCTTTATAAAGGCTTTCAGAACCGGGATTCCGGAAGATACTTCCTCTGGGCATTCGGATTCATGGGAATAGCAACCCTAACCAAAGGCCCTCTGGGACTCATCTTCCCCCTGCTCACTGCGGCCTGCTTCCTAATCTGGAAAGGCAAGACAGGACTACTGCGCGACAAAGGACTGCTCAAAGGCCTTGGCATCCTGCTGGCAATCCTGCTGGCCTGGGTTGTCGGAGCACTTGTTGTGGACGGATCATCTTTCATTCACAATATCTTCTACAAGCAAATCTACCAGCGCGCTGTAAGCTCCTTCCACCACGAAGAACCTTTTCAGTATTACCTGATCGCCTTCCCGCTGGCATGGCTGCCGTGGACACTGGCTATCTTCGCCGCACCGCTGAAAAAAAGATTCTCCATTGACCACTGGGTAAAAGTAACTTCCCTGCGCAAGGAATCAGAAAACGAAGGCCGGGACTGGGCATGGATCATGTTCATCAGCGGCTTTGTGCTGCTGACCTGTTTGAGCATCAAGGTTCTGATTTACATCCTGCCCCTTTTCGCCCCCCTCGCCATGCTGACCGCACGTGGACTGCTCGGCGAAGACGGACAGGAACCGGTTCTCAATTCCAAAAAACTATGGTTTGCCATTGGCGGATTCTATCTGCTGCTCGCTGTGGCAGCACCTTTTGCCGAAGTGCTGATCCCCTTTGACATCACCCTGCACGGGCTCTCTTTCACAGTCCTGATCATGGGACTTGCCGGACTGGCCCTGCTTAAATTCAAAGATTCAGGGGCATATAAAGGTTTGCTGGTCATGACCGCAGCCATGGTTCTCTGGCTCCAGCCGCTGGCCCTGATGACCCTGCCCTCGCTTGATCCCCTCATGAGCCCCCGCCAGACCGGGGAAATAATGAGGGAATACGTTGCGGAAGGCAGCTATCCCATAGCCCACAAGATTTATTCCGGCATTTTCTCTTACTACGCCGGAACCAACATACACGAAACCAGCGATCTTGAAGAAATCGAAAAGGTCCTCGCGGAAAAAGACAACGTAATTCTGGTCATGCAGAAAAAATACTACGACCGCTGGGAAAACCGTCCCGAAGGTATCACTGTTGTTAATGAGCAGTTTATCTCTGACCGGCCCTATTTGCTGATTAAAAAATAA
- a CDS encoding phosphatase PAP2 family protein produces MNSFIFKNQTLCHYFLGSLPLMLIFAAFFFNFGSEAEVLAFFKAHSQAHPDIKSFAKIVTNWGNAALYPIYIWFLITGIKQRKTDKSRLRFALVFIAVQLAVSLIAVRFLKIAIGKPRPGEGTFFEPMSMKGAYHSMPSGHTCEIYGASLPLILRYRNLLLTLGLGIFSATVAFSRIYLNWHHPSDVFCGWMLGSVAGFAIHLFSKED; encoded by the coding sequence TTGAATTCGTTCATTTTTAAAAACCAGACCCTCTGCCATTACTTTCTGGGCTCCCTGCCCCTGATGCTGATATTCGCAGCCTTTTTTTTCAATTTCGGCAGCGAAGCGGAAGTACTGGCCTTTTTCAAGGCCCATTCACAGGCGCACCCGGATATCAAATCCTTTGCTAAAATCGTGACCAACTGGGGCAACGCAGCCCTTTACCCGATTTACATCTGGTTTCTGATCACAGGGATTAAACAGCGCAAGACGGATAAATCACGGTTGCGTTTTGCCCTCGTTTTTATCGCTGTGCAGTTGGCTGTCAGCCTGATCGCAGTGCGCTTTCTGAAAATAGCCATAGGCAAACCCCGTCCGGGCGAAGGAACATTCTTCGAACCGATGTCAATGAAGGGAGCCTATCATTCCATGCCTTCGGGCCATACATGTGAAATTTACGGGGCAAGCCTGCCCTTGATTCTACGTTACCGAAACCTGCTGCTGACCCTGGGGCTGGGCATTTTTTCCGCAACCGTGGCCTTCAGTCGAATTTACTTGAACTGGCACCATCCCAGCGATGTTTTCTGCGGCTGGATGCTTGGATCAGTAGCCGGATTCGCAATTCACCTTTTTTCCAAAGAGGACTAG
- a CDS encoding sulfotransferase family 2 domain-containing protein, with translation MKYNYIHNLDDIEFGSDVVIYGLGGTAKELFFALNRTRPDVNIRCFMDSTSCSGELCCIPVFNVGTLNMFKDCKVVVASVFYEEIAEKLYAYGCKDFSVFVEHCCFLDVYRDLFEIPEKKMSIFSSLPDMEDDDCLYVFNVSSRADGPGAVRNVLGDCTSLPLKHFFVDLLDYDHEQTFAAIDLSKVKDICIIDINGRKTQLAALAAYITSDLGRSISIYKSPIGIRNFSVIEGRKLLFLEICKNGASSSVGILRQIFDKYKDQCFQFKELRNCSDITDPYFEDYLKFAIVRNPYERLASLYAHVMREAPNKFLYPLLSKIVGQLNFEDFCRIIATCPDEFSDVHFMSQTAHLTLPEGLLDDFTLLRLENFADDMKSFFSALGEEIEIPHKNKSRPDKVDYIEDYYTPELIKLVNERYEDDFINFGYKFL, from the coding sequence ATGAAATATAATTATATTCATAATCTTGATGATATCGAATTTGGTTCTGATGTCGTTATTTATGGCCTTGGAGGAACGGCAAAGGAATTGTTTTTTGCTTTAAATAGAACTCGTCCGGATGTAAATATACGATGTTTTATGGATAGTACTAGTTGTTCTGGAGAACTTTGTTGTATTCCTGTCTTTAATGTAGGTACTCTCAACATGTTTAAGGATTGTAAGGTAGTTGTTGCATCTGTTTTTTATGAAGAAATTGCAGAAAAGTTATACGCATATGGATGTAAAGATTTTTCAGTTTTTGTGGAACATTGTTGTTTTTTAGATGTATATAGAGATTTGTTCGAAATCCCTGAGAAAAAGATGTCCATTTTTTCAAGTCTTCCAGATATGGAAGATGATGACTGTTTATATGTATTTAATGTCAGTAGTAGAGCAGATGGCCCCGGAGCGGTACGCAACGTGTTGGGGGATTGTACTTCCTTACCGTTAAAGCACTTTTTTGTTGACTTGCTGGACTATGACCATGAACAAACCTTCGCTGCTATTGACCTCTCTAAGGTTAAAGATATTTGTATTATCGATATTAATGGCCGTAAAACGCAACTTGCAGCTTTGGCTGCATATATTACTTCCGATCTTGGAAGGTCGATTTCTATATATAAAAGTCCCATCGGAATCAGGAATTTTTCAGTCATTGAGGGCAGAAAACTTTTATTTCTTGAAATCTGTAAGAATGGAGCATCAAGTTCTGTTGGTATTTTAAGGCAGATTTTTGATAAATATAAAGACCAATGTTTCCAGTTTAAAGAGCTTAGAAATTGTAGCGATATCACGGATCCTTATTTTGAAGATTATTTGAAATTTGCTATTGTCAGAAATCCATATGAACGACTTGCTTCCTTATATGCCCACGTAATGCGGGAAGCACCGAATAAATTTTTGTACCCTTTGTTAAGTAAAATCGTTGGGCAGCTTAACTTTGAAGATTTCTGTAGAATTATAGCTACTTGCCCGGATGAATTTTCTGATGTTCACTTCATGTCTCAGACAGCACATTTGACCTTGCCGGAAGGTCTGCTAGATGATTTTACGCTATTAAGACTGGAGAATTTTGCTGACGATATGAAGAGTTTCTTTTCTGCGCTTGGGGAAGAGATTGAAATCCCACATAAAAATAAATCCAGACCCGATAAGGTCGATTACATTGAGGATTACTACACCCCGGAGCTGATTAAGCTGGTAAATGAGCGTTACGAGGATGATTTTATAAATTTCGGGTACAAGTTTTTGTAA
- a CDS encoding 6-hydroxymethylpterin diphosphokinase MptE-like protein: MSAYPFLKDNIEALATYNPPFYSWLSSQDIDEEKLKESLFKNKWDILDWKMENGSGMFESVTPNMIYNSWQAKDKPETSATIIVGCNVGYGVNQVLMNTPDTHKVIVSEPNPEMLLACLGQTDYRPFMKAGKLHFCPVDENSLMNIIKELDLQFVYGKIYLRLDIPSQQIGPEYARWSATIRNKLESFTVEMTTLRLKQDVMVGNELDNFSRILGDGSIAPLKGAGRGMGAVILGAGPSLAQFGPELAKNPGQAVFTTSLQGLPAVQKTGIKPHFCIGIDYNASMSRVYGQLDHEWAKDIPLIYSTKLDHEVLAAYPGPTIPMWTVGGLGTFALNNHEEVFDAGSNVSITLARFLDWCGFNHVLMVGQDFAWKGQVSHASGHQNSGAQYNPAMLVELENADGEKLTSTIQYITSKREMEDDIKKLRVPFYNLYGGCAVIEGTRNVDMNAVNMEGLLSAVPGSMEHFKTAINMTATPRNIPVFEPRSPRWTASLNHVTKRMEKLFRKHGKNQEEIHKALHEVYFFIRQDLLYLPYLYNEILDMAGLARAKSHYVPKDLPHYKRIIKKILTKVRHMDRAMNVSGNRKAA, encoded by the coding sequence ATGTCAGCCTATCCTTTTCTTAAAGACAACATCGAAGCTCTTGCAACATACAACCCGCCCTTTTATTCCTGGCTGAGCAGTCAGGATATTGACGAAGAGAAACTGAAAGAATCTCTCTTCAAGAATAAGTGGGACATTCTCGACTGGAAAATGGAAAACGGCAGCGGCATGTTTGAATCCGTCACGCCCAACATGATCTACAATAGCTGGCAGGCCAAAGACAAACCCGAGACAAGTGCCACCATCATTGTAGGCTGCAACGTGGGCTACGGTGTCAATCAGGTATTGATGAACACTCCCGACACCCACAAAGTCATTGTCAGCGAGCCGAATCCTGAGATGCTGCTCGCCTGTCTGGGCCAGACCGACTACCGTCCTTTCATGAAGGCCGGCAAGCTCCATTTTTGCCCGGTCGATGAAAACAGCCTGATGAATATCATTAAAGAACTCGACCTTCAATTCGTATACGGCAAAATATATTTGAGGCTGGATATCCCCAGCCAGCAGATCGGACCGGAATACGCCCGCTGGTCCGCAACCATCCGCAACAAGCTGGAATCATTTACCGTTGAGATGACCACCCTGCGCCTGAAGCAGGACGTCATGGTCGGAAACGAACTGGATAACTTTTCGCGCATCCTTGGAGACGGCAGCATTGCTCCGCTCAAGGGCGCAGGACGCGGCATGGGCGCAGTCATTCTCGGCGCAGGTCCATCTCTGGCCCAGTTCGGTCCTGAACTGGCAAAGAATCCCGGACAAGCAGTATTCACCACCTCGCTGCAGGGTCTCCCCGCTGTGCAGAAAACCGGAATCAAGCCCCACTTCTGCATTGGTATTGACTACAACGCATCCATGAGCCGTGTATACGGCCAGTTGGATCATGAATGGGCCAAAGATATTCCACTCATCTACTCTACCAAGCTGGATCACGAAGTACTTGCCGCCTACCCCGGACCGACCATCCCCATGTGGACCGTCGGAGGACTGGGAACCTTTGCCCTGAACAACCATGAAGAAGTTTTTGACGCCGGTAGTAACGTCAGTATCACTCTGGCAAGATTTCTCGACTGGTGCGGATTCAACCATGTTCTGATGGTTGGTCAGGACTTCGCATGGAAAGGTCAGGTTTCCCACGCATCCGGTCACCAGAACTCAGGAGCTCAATACAACCCGGCCATGCTGGTGGAATTGGAAAACGCGGACGGCGAAAAGCTGACCTCCACCATTCAGTACATAACTTCCAAGCGTGAAATGGAAGATGACATCAAGAAACTGCGTGTACCGTTCTACAACCTGTACGGCGGCTGTGCAGTAATCGAAGGCACCCGCAATGTGGATATGAATGCGGTCAACATGGAAGGCCTGCTCTCGGCAGTTCCGGGCAGCATGGAACATTTCAAAACAGCCATTAATATGACCGCAACTCCGCGCAACATCCCGGTATTCGAACCGCGCAGCCCGAGGTGGACAGCATCCCTGAATCACGTCACCAAACGAATGGAAAAACTTTTCCGCAAGCACGGTAAGAATCAGGAAGAAATCCACAAGGCACTACACGAAGTCTATTTCTTCATCAGGCAGGACCTGCTCTACCTGCCTTACCTGTACAACGAAATCCTCGATATGGCGGGGCTGGCAAGGGCAAAGTCACATTACGTGCCCAAAGACCTGCCCCATTACAAGAGGATCATCAAAAAAATCCTGACCAAGGTGCGCCACATGGACCGGGCCATGAACGTGTCCGGCAACCGTAAAGCGGCCTGA